The Pochonia chlamydosporia 170 chromosome Unknown PCv3seq00008, whole genome shotgun sequence sequence CAACGATATTCCCATAATTGCTATGACGGCAAACGCACTTAGAGGGTACAGGGAGAAATGTCTGGAGAGCGGAATGGACGACTACATCCCTAAGCCGGTGACGAAGAATCTTCTCCTGCAGAAGCTGTTGTTTTGGCTGGAGGGCATAAACAGGCCGTCTAATAATTCGACCGAGACGATTCATGCCCTGGAGACGCCTCCCATCACTCCTTCGGAGATGGACGGTTCTGAGATTTGCAAGGCTGGCTGATTGAGAATACGACTTGAAACAGCGTAGACAAGCATACTGGCACTTTCTGCCGTAGAAAATGACTCTGTGATCGGTAATCCTGCGATACAGCGCTACGTTCTGCTATCAAATACACGAGGCATCAATGGCATTACgggcttgggaatatttCATGCAAAGTTAAAGTTGCCTGACTTACCCGCCACTGCTGCGGCTGTTTAATGGCTGGGCCGAGATGCTGTTCTGTTCAGCCCGAACGGCACCGATCCGACGCCATTATCCAATAGCGGCAATGAGGCAACTATTCCGGCTTTTCCGGCAATGTTACCTGTCAAGTCGGTGACATTCCACCTGTGGACTTGGCACAAGTCGGTTAGTCGTTTACCAGGGACACGTCCAATTGGGGGCATTGCCACGCTGGTAGAGATTCTGACTTTAGTTGATGGTTGGAGATGAGAAACGCTATATACGACGATGTGAATACCTTGGAGGTTGCGCTGTTGCGGCAGTGACGGAGTATATGACCAGCGTTACTTAGAACAAAGGCTGGCAATTGACAGCTTCTAGGTATAATGAATCATGAGACTTGAGGGGGGGTTAAGGAAGTGTTTCTGTGTTTTGTGTCGATCGTCTGAAGTGAGCTTGTGTATGAAGACAGACGGACAATACATAGTGCACGAAGAGTTCTATTTTTAAGAACCCTTTCGTCTATACGTCTGATAAGCTTAATCTGTGATATTTAAATGAAGGACAGCTGGCTTTTATATGACTTGTGGGAAATTACATCATATCGTCTGGTCCCGCAGCCATATGCCAGGAAAGTGTACCACCTTCATTTGCCTCGAATGAACGCGAGGACAACCGTCATCTGGCTGCATAGGTCGATCGGTGTATTATATGCTCGCCAAGTCTCAGACCTGATGATCGTCGGCAGGGAACGCATCGAGACGAAGCTGGCAAAAGAGCGGAGATATCAGTCCGTTGGATGTACTATGACGACGAGCAAGATTACAGTGACTTGTACAGGGTGCTGTTATCATTAGTGGTGACGCTCaagacttcaatgttcatttTCCACGTTTCGAGCTCGCTGTTTGTCCAATATTGCGGCATTGATAAAGATACTTTGGGAACCGCTTCTGGCGTACGAAACATGCACTCTCATTTTGAGGAGTGGCAACTTGCTAATACTCGAAGTTTTATCATCACTAGGTAGCTGTGACATTTCTAAGGACGTACTGCACATTAACTTCATTCATACACACTTGCCCCTGGACGTATAAGGTCGCCAAGCGTGATCAATCACTTATCCATTAATAGGTCTTGTATCATTTTCAGTCACTTGCGGTACCGGTCATTCCACGCCATACGAGGAAACGCTGTGACACCCCCAACTACAGCATTGTGAAGCCACCCTTCCATGTACGCAAGCAAGTAGACGAATATCTGAACGGGAAAGCCCGAATGAATGCCCTTGATTCGGTGATGCTATTCGCCGGCAACTCGGCTTTTTGACATCAAATACTGCCGAGTCCTACGACGGCCGATGGTGCATGTCCGTTCTGCTTCTTTAAATCTAGGATGCATGCCTAGTCCAGTAGAAAATATGCGCGATAAACTCGGAATGTTATATATTTTGTGGGATATATGTCTAATGAGCCGTCACctccttccttttccccACTGGCCTGAATCTTCGTATCCAAGACGTCTAGGTTTGTcctgcgccgccgccaaggttGAACAACCATGATACTTGGAAAAGTATGAAAACGGCAACGAGAATCATTGATTCGGAATCACGCGGCGGATTTGTGTTTCTACCTTTGGCTTATTGATTCGAATACCACTCATAACCCATGAACAATACATTGTCGTCATACTGGGCGATGAACCACGGCAAAAATACACAAACACGGCGTACATCGACTACCCGTCCGAGAATGACAGCCACCATCTTCGAACCGAGCAGAGCAACCCAAAAACAGCGTTGCAGAGCATTGTCGATCTCGCGAGAGTGATGCAATGTGCCCTCCAATTCAATCCGTGTAAGCTGTCATTCGCCAAGTCTGATCGGAGTGTGACGGCTGCTGCCGGACTCTTCTCCGAACGAGTGATCCAATAGATTTATCGGTGGACGTTTCATCACCGCGATCGACTCCTGTCACAACTATGAAGCTGGAAGGGCTTCGTTTTCCACGCGCCAATAAGGCAGGGTTATTGGCCCTCCCAAAGGTTCAAAGCAGACCCTATTGTTTAATGTACCTGTTCGGAGGGTTGGAATAGGCTCCCACCTTACCCCCTTGCCAAGCTTGGCTACTCTGTGCAGATGATGGAATTGTGTCTGGTAGCACCTCTATGACATCATActtctttttgtcttgttcCTGCTCTTTGCTCCTTTACTTCTTTGTGGTCACATTTGGCAGCGAATTTGCCTCTCGCAAATTAATCAGCATGATATCACGCAAGTCGTTTAGCCCAGTACAATACAGCACCCGTGGCAATGCGCATCAAGTTAGCAAATCGTCTTGAGGAACTCCTGTACCGCATGGATCGCAGCTGTAATAGACCTGCTGCATAAACGGCAAAGTATCCCACCCTTGACCCGTCAACTACTGGACGAATGATGCATCTGAAGGGAGAAACCTAGCTGCATAAGCGCCCGAACTGCAGGATTGATGGTACAATCAAGGTATCGAGCAGActtccaagaagctggcAGCGCCTCCCCGGCACCCACAGAATTTACGATCGCTATGCATGTGACGAACTACGACCCGGTACTGGTGTAGAGGCACACGTCAACAAATGACTGACTGCCTTATGTTCCTGATATGGAAGGGTCCTGTTTCTTCTCTTGCCATCGGGAGGCGGTTGATCCGCAGCACTTGAGTAGAGCTCGATGATCAGCGACGAGTGTTGGAGATCTCCGCCTGAAGGCGTGACCCTTGACCCGTGAAGATTAGCCTCTTGACATAACTTTTAAAGCAGCCCAGTGTCCGTTCCTCTATATTGATACGAAAGGAAACCATTTTCCTCTTGGTTGGCGGCATGGTTACTGCAGCTTGGGCCGCATCATTTTGTCTTGGATGTGATAGCGAAACATTTGGAGCAGATTACTGCTCTGAACGGTGTCACCTTAAAGATAAAGAACGCGTTTCCAAGATAAAACTTGCCGATGATCTTCAAGAGAGCCGTTTTGAGTCACAATACCCAGTATCCAGTGCAGTAGACTCACTCTCAACACTATCTGCAACTCGACGGCGCAGTCACGAGTTgggctcaactcaacttaATGGCTTATGGGCAAACAACAGGTCGAACAACTCCCGAAAGAGTCTCTTTGATAGTAAGAGTGATGGCTGGGGCGAAAAAACTCGATTGAACGCAACATGTCCCCGGAGACAGATAAGCCGGGTTGTTGGTTCAGAAGAAACGACTTCGGTGCCCAGCGATGAATCGTCAGAGGCGCCACGAACTCGACACAGATTTATTAACGTTCCCCGGCGTGCAACGTATGATATGGGATCGACGACCGAATGGGATATATGGCGGCCGCGGCGGACGTCTCTAGCTGTTGAGGCCGAAGATATTATGGCACAGTTGCCTGGTTGGTACAGGGGGTCGGAGAGGCAGGTGTATGAAGCATGATGGGTTTCCTATATGATTAGCACTGACTTTGCAGATGTTTGGGAGGCAATTTGTTATTGACATACCCCATATGTATTTGTTTAGCTGTTCGTGGTTGGTCATATTTGAAGCAGAATGATGGTGCATTCTTCATGGCGGATTGTTCAGGTAGCTAGTTTGTAAGTATTCAGGAGAAATTGCATCCTAAAAGACGTGGCCGTGAAGTTCCAACATATTGTCGCCACTAATGGCTCTTGTATGGGAAAGATGACATCGTATTTGCTCAAgtcacagcacagcacagccaTCTGTCTGTTCCTCCGGCCAAGCAGGACATTCTACAACTTCGCTATGCCGGCGTTGGTCGGCAACAGAAACCCATCTTCGACGGCCAAAATACAGACTCTCTACACATTTTCCAAGTATTCCATCGTTCAATGTACTGTATTTCTTCAATGTGAGCCTCTTCCAGTGCATTCCCCACGTAAAACAGCCCACAGCCCGTCCTGCACTGGAGCACAAAAACCGCATGCACCACTTACATACCGGCATCAAATCCTGACTTATATTATCCTTGTGAAAAATACTGTTAGTATTCCTCTCGACTCAATCGGGGTCCGGCAAGGCCCCGACGGGATGCTCGTTTTCATTCGGTAACTGTTGGTCGTCGAACCAACGTTGTTTTCACGTTTTTGCACTGCCATGATAACCTTACACGTAATACTATGCGTTGGCGTCAGTCGATATATTACCTTCTCTATACTAGTGCTCTTAAGGCAGAAGTGGCTTTCCATGCTACTTTCAACGTGTTGATCCTACTGAGGTGGTCCCGGGGCAGGGATATAGTGATAGCGTCGAGCAGTATCCATTGTTGgtcgttgttggtgtcgtgTCAGCACGGCCAAGTCTTACGTCCCTAAGCGAGTCATTCTACAATTTGAGTCTTTTGGAATAAGGCAGGCCGCGAGCTTTCGTACTGACGCGATACAGACACGCTCAAAATGATACTCGTCAATCAAGGGATAACGGATGCCGGCAACCCAGACAAAGTTGTAATTAGCTGCACCAAGGGACTTGCAAACACGCTTCGAATTAGCCGCACATGACCGCAAAATCTCTTTGTGAACCATGCCTCAGTGCGCCGAACGGGTGCCCTGCATACGGTGTTCGGCTAAGACACGCCAAGAGTCTTTTGTGATAGCCCAGGGTGGGTGTGGTGTCTCTAGCAGGGAGTCAGGGACAAGGATGGCGTTACTCATGCCCTCTTCTAACCTCCATTATCGTGCTGACACGGATGGCTCTGTTGGTTCTTGGTTGGGAAATGTCTAAGTCTCCCTTTGTTAAAGAGATGGCAGTGAAACTTCTCCCCGCAGTTTCATGCTGAGCGTAATCGCGCTTATGCTTCGCTGATATTTTATTTATGCCAGTGCAGGACCGTTTTGCTAGAGAATCTGCGTAACCGGACCTTCATTGTATTTATGCTTCTGGCTTGGTTGTCCTTCTCTTACTTTCACCATGGCTAGCGCCTACGGCTCTCTACATACATGCAaaccgccatcatcacagGATGCAAAACCACCGGTTCTATACACGACCGAATCAGAACAAAATAGAAACAGGAGATCAGCATGGAAATTAATTAGAAATATTGTCATTGTTGCTCTAATGGTCATATGGGTAACGCATGGTACATATTCGTTCGCACCAACCTTTCGGAAGTGCAACACACACAAAACGAAGCAGGAGACTCATGCTGCGAATGCGCAAATACCGAATCGAATGCACTATGTCAAACTCCTCGACAACCCCGGATCAGTTAATGAGTTGTCTTTCCATTTCATGGAATATCTCTCCGTTTATGCAGCTTGGTATTATTGGCGCCCAGACACGATTTACTTACACACAAATGCTGTGCATGATACCATTTCGGGCGCAAGAGACGGATTTGCTGGGAAATGGGCAAAACTCATTCTTCAAATTCCCAATATTAAAATCCTACGAGTTACGGTACCTAGTGTTGCTGGCTACACGCTCTCACGGAACCTTCAAACCGAAGTTGTTGCCGCTGCGGCAGTTCGAGATCTCGGTGGCGTGTATTCAGCCTTTGATGTCCATGCACTGCAAGACATTCAGGCGTATCGCCATAGCGGCTTCCCCTCAGTTCTTGCTGCATCAGGCGATACGGGAGTCTCTCACGACTTCTTCATGTCGAAAAGGGATGCAATGCTGGTCACTGCCTGGGAGGACAGGCTAGAACAAGCCTATGCATTGGGAGCTGGTTCGATAGGGGAGACTATTTTACCAGGAGTTGTCGGTAGCATCATGAGAATTGCTCCACAAGAACTTCGACTCATGGACACGATGTCTTTTGTAACGGACCAGGACAATTCCACGATGTCGAACATGTTGTATCATGTGCCTGAGACAGGAGCAGAGGATTCGtccaagaagcagcctgaCTCTGGGAACCTCAAGCAGATTGAGTTTGAGTTTATTGATTGGTCGAATACTCATCTTGTACAACTGACAGATCCTCAAGACCGTAAATGGACGGGGAATAGGTCGGAGTACGTCACGCCTCGGCATATTCTCGATAGACGAAGCAATTTTGCTCGCGCTTTATATCCTATTGCCAAGATTTTACATGACAAGGGACTGTTGCAGTTGGATGAGGAGTTCTACTAATGGAAGCAGTAAATAGCAGGTAGTATAAGGTTGATTATAATCTATAACGCCCCAGGGCACTTTGTACACTATCAAGTGGATGCTTGTTCTGTTAAACAAGGTTCTTGGATTAAGGCGGTATTGATGTATATCCCAACTTGTTCCATCTTGTAAACGCCACTCACAACTTGGAAAATCTCTTGAACAAGCACGACTCGCGAGCACATCGCAGAGCTCCGCGCACCAACTGGGCACATTTCGAGATCAGCATCTTGCATCTTACTGTCCATGTCAATCTGATGATCATCGACTAGGCATCCAATATTGATAAACGGCCGATCAGCCCTATCTCTATTCGGCAGCTGCCGAGGATGTCAGCGCCAAGCCCCAAACCACCAGGAAGAATCAGCCCATCAGCACCAAAAATGTACAAACCAGCCAACAAAATAGCCCAATTGACGTCACTCGATCCTTCAAAACACCATGACGTTTAAATACTCAGGTCAACCCACTGCGCCACAGTTCGAAGTCGCAGATGCTCAAACGACTTGGGTATAAGGGTATCTAAGGTGCAACCGAtctttgtttctgttgaTAAAGGCTTCGCAAGGTCAGAACTAACCCATATTTTGTTGATTGTGTAGCCTTTCcccatcatctcatcatgcGTGCTGCTTTACTACTCGCCATTCCCTTCGCCACTCTGGCTATGAGCCAGAACACAAGCGACCCGAACGCCTGCTGGCGCTCACAATATCCACACGGCACAAAATTCAACTCGACGGGATCAGCGCCCTTGACATTCTCACCATCTACCAACGACAAAGAGCCGTGGTATCTGAGTGTGGGATTCAACGACAGTCGTCCGGCAGGCGGAACTACCGAACCCTTGATCTCTGCCTTCGTCAGCGTCCCCGAGTCGTTTGTGGGAAGCAAAGAGGGCAATGAAACCAAGATTTGCGTGTATCGCTTTGCCGGCACAAACGCTACGTCTGATTTATCGTGCAAGCATGGGTTGAGCGATAAATGCGCTCAATCTTTACGTAGCACGGTGCCGCCGCCAGGCCAATCCTGCCCATCATTTCTCTTTCCAAATGACTGTACGGGAAGTGGCTTCATGTTTACCTGTATGTGTGTTCCTCAATTCACTCGCTTTTGCTGAGTTCAAGTTCATGGCTGCTTCGTTGATAACTAACTATGTGTAGCAAACCCACTCAACTTCACAAGCACCAACTGCTCAACATCGTCCGGGCTGGGTGGTGTCGATCTACCACGCTCTTATCGAACCTATCCAACAGGCGGTGGCTGGTTTGGCCGGAGGGATTCGCCAGGATCGTATGATGTTTACGACTTGGCTGTACAGAATCCTATCCCCATCTTAATTACCAGATCATCGGGAGATAGCCACTCCAGTAATATTGCCCTGATGTGCCTCGCTCCCAGCAATGTCACAGAAGGGAGTCGCGTGCCTGATAAGAACAGCTTTCCACCTTCAGCTGCAAATGGATTGAACATTGGGTCAGCATCTATGACAGCGTTGGTACTCTCTTTCGTCGCTGTACTGTTAATATAGAACCGGAACAGTTGGTATGATAGGCGTCCAAGTACCCTGGCGACATGCCCTAATTATTTCGGCATGCAGGCTGTCCGGAGTTTGGAAGCGGAATCCGGGGTTTCGGTGGATACACAGATGGTAAATTACGAAACGTCACGCGATAGGCTGTTTGGAAGCTAGATCTCATCAGAAAGTGCAATTGTGATGGAGGAGTCTTCGCCCCGAATTACACTCCCGGACTTAGCAGTTTAGTCCGCTACGCCCACACCAACGCAGTTCGCTGACACAATTTTTCTTATTGGTTCAATACAAGCCAAATGACCTAAATGGGAGACCCTAAAGTGCTGACGGATTTTTCTACTTGGATCTGGGCTTTTGGTACACATCCGGACTTGAGGTTGACAGTTGCGTACCCGCCTGACCTGAAAGGTATATAAAACGAGCATTCTAGAGGCTCCTTGGGCGATTTCTGTAGCAATAGGAACGAGATCTTTCTCAGTATACGCTTCCAGAATTACATCTACGAGTGATCCATGTATGCCCGCGCCATGAGCTTTGGTTCGCAATCCACGGCGACAGAAGTCGCAGTTGCCTTTGGGAAGTACATTCGAGGGAAGACAGGTATCAATTATCCATTTTCGTTCAACGATCCATATGTATTCTAATAAGTTCCTCAGTCCTCATGACAGGAGTCAGCCCCGAAAGCATCGGCGAAGCGACCGCGCACGCTATTGCTTCTCAGCAGCCTGCTCGACTCTTCCTAGCATCCCGCACGAGGTCAAACATTGATTCTgtcgccaacaacatccGAGCCAAGTTTCCAGCTACACCGCTGCATCCACTACTTCTAGACCTTTCCTCTCAAACTTCTGTTCGTCAAGCTGCCGCGGAATTCAATGCCTCAGCATCCAAGCTAGACATTCTTATCAACAACGCAGGGATCATGGCAGTTGCAGAGCGAACCCTATCAGTTGACGGAATTGAACTTCAATTCGCAACTAATCACATCGGACACTTTCTCTTTACAAATCTGATTCTAGACAAGATGCGTGTTGCAGCAAAAGAGAGCGAAATACGAGGTGCCACGAGAATAATTAATATCAGTAGCAATGGACATCGATTCTCTCCTGTGCGATTCAATGATTGGAACTTTGAGGGCAAAGATGTTCCCATTGAGCAGCAACCTGACGTGGAGAAGCTCATGGGACGAATTGGATCTATTAACTGGACAAATGGGTATGAAAAGTTTGTGGCATACGGGCAATCGAAGACCGCGAATATTTTGTTCTCACTGTATCTCAGAGAGAatcttggcaaaggcggcattTTGTCATTCAGTGTGCATCCAGGGAGTAAGATCAGATTCCGGCTTCCCATGATCAGAACTGACGATGGCGCAGCAATTGGAACCAACCTGATTCGAAACATGTTTACGGACATCAAGAAGCAAGAGGCAGCTAAGCTTTCAATGAGGCCGGAGTCACTGGTCGGATCATACAAGAGCATCGATGGCGGAGCGTCAACGTCAATATTTGCGGCATTCGACCAGTGCGTGGATGGTACGCTAGGTTGTACATGAATAGATGATCTGATTTGCTGAACGTTCTCGCAGGCACAAGCAGCATATACCTTGAAGATTGTAGTGAAGCGACACCCGCACCTCACGCAAACGATGTTACACTTGCGCATAAGTTGTGGACTTTGAGTGAGACCCTAGTCGGCCAGGAATTCACGTTGTAGGCTCGATATAACGAGATCTAGTATATTTCAAGGACGTAGATGAAAAGGTCATATAGGTAGTTGCTTGTATTCTACAATTTTGCGGAAGCAGGAGTGGCTGCGTGTGTCAGCTTTCCATACTCCTAGAAAGTTCAGCTCAATAATTACCACGGTTGTGCTCATCGGAAACAGTTCGCGCAATATCGTCTTCCAACGAAACTTCTCTCGGTTCCCAGCCTAGCAACTTCCTCGCTCTCGTCGCCTGTCCCCTTGCATTTGTACCAAATAGAACCTTGCCATGGGGAAGGGCGGTATCATACTCGTCTTTTCGCAGTTCCTCGACCTCATCCGTAGATGTTAGTCCCTGCTGTTTGGCTACAGCGGCAACCTTGGCAGAGATGTCGGCAAAAGCCTATCTCGTTAGCTCAACATACAAACTGAAGTCGAGGTAGGAATACTTACCAATTCGCCAACTCCAGTGAGGTAGAGAGCATTCTGGCCCCAAAGACCCCCGTCATTACGACCAAGGGCAGCCGCCTCGGCAAGTCCAGCAAAAATCCTTCCAACATCTTTTACATGAACATTGCCCCAACGACTCTCCCCCGAGCCGATTTTGACTCCGTGTCCGCGCTTGATGGTTGCAGACGCTAGTGACGGTATTTGAATGCTGCGCTGATTGAGAGGGCCTTCTGCAAGTCCGTAGATAATTGGAGGGAACACTAATGCTGTCTTGATATCGGCTGTGTTCGATACAGTATCCAAAATATAATTGTCTACGGCTCGAGCTGGATGTTTTCGAATGACGGATTGGATGTCAGCTACGCCAGCGTAGTCGTCGAAGATGGTTTGCGAGGCGGATCCTGGGACGAAGGATGAAGAGGCAAGTTCTCCTGCAGCCAAAGCACTAGCCCCTGATACTTGAATCCAATATGCTATGGTGTCCGTTTGTGAGCTGTGAGTTCTTTATGGTTACTAGACCGAGACAAGCTTACCAGGTGAGTTGGACTGTTTGTTGGAGAGTCCTTGATGGATAGCTTTTACACTACTGAGATGGCCAGTGGCAGCCAAGTCTGCGTAAAGTTAACTCTTAGTCCCCGTTAAGCGCTTCTTTTGGGATTCACTGCCACTTACGCAAAACAATTGATGCATCAGTTGCTTCTTTTGTCAACAAGTCGCTGTTGTCAAGGTCCCCGATCACAGTACGAACACTCGGGAATGCCTTCTCAATAACTGAGGCTTTGGTTGGGTCTCTAACCAAAGCACTAATAGAGAATTTAATCTGACTGCGAGAAAGCTCACGCAGAACCTGGCCACCGATATAGCCAGATGCACCTGTTCTAATAGTTTCATGTTAGCCATTTGTGTGGCGCTACCCTGAAGAACCACTTACAAAAATACTTTGGCCATTGTTGTGGATTAGGACGGATTAAAACAAGCTATCAAGACGGAATAAACTGCTGCCAATCGCTTCCTGTAAAGACACATACATGATCTTCGTATTTATATGTTTGCGCCCAACGCGGCCGTTTCCTTGATACTTACCAAAGCAGAATGTTGGTCGACACATGTTACGTAGTTGCCATGTTTCTATTGGCCATCGGTCGGTCCGACCCCACAAAAACCGCGGAAAACTGCcttttctgcaacaacttCAGTAAGCAAAGGGATCATCTGGTTATGTTCACCTTCTACGACATCACACGTTGCCTGCGTCTCTGTAAAGTTGACAATGACAAATAGTGGCGTTCGTAAGCGAACCTTTACGGGTTGCATTACTTGCCGACAACGACGATCAAAATGTGATGAGAAACGACCAGTTTGCAGCTCATGTTCCACACTTGGGATCAAGTGCCAGGGATATGAGCCGAAGCTGGTTTGGGTGACCGATGGGAGGGAGTATTCGCAAGAGAGAC is a genomic window containing:
- a CDS encoding oxidoreductase-like protein (similar to Chaetomium thermophilum var. thermophilum DSM 1495 XP_006692574.1) — protein: MSFGSQSTATEVAVAFGKYIRGKTVLMTGVSPESIGEATAHAIASQQPARLFLASRTRSNIDSVANNIRAKFPATPLHPLLLDLSSQTSVRQAAAEFNASASKLDILINNAGIMAVAERTLSVDGIELQFATNHIGHFLFTNLILDKMRVAAKESEIRGATRIINISSNGHRFSPVRFNDWNFEGKDVPIEQQPDVEKLMGRIGSINWTNGYEKFVAYGQSKTANILFSLYLRENLGKGGILSFSVHPGTIGTNLIRNMFTDIKKQEAAKLSMRPESLVGSYKSIDGGASTSIFAAFDQCVDGTSSIYLEDCSEATPAPHANDVTLAHKLWTLSETLVGQEFTL
- a CDS encoding glycosyl transferase (similar to Metarhizium acridum CQMa 102 XP_007815353.1), yielding MASAYGSLHTCKPPSSQDAKPPVLYTTESEQNRNRRSAWKLIRNIVIVALMVIWVTHGTYSFAPTFRKCNTHKTKQETHAANAQIPNRMHYVKLLDNPGSVNELSFHFMEYLSVYAAWYYWRPDTIYLHTNAVHDTISGARDGFAGKWAKLILQIPNIKILRVTVPSVAGYTLSRNLQTEVVAAAAVRDLGGVYSAFDVHALQDIQAYRHSGFPSVLAASGDTGVSHDFFMSKRDAMLVTAWEDRLEQAYALGAGSIGETILPGVVGSIMRIAPQELRLMDTMSFVTDQDNSTMSNMLYHVPETGAEDSSKKQPDSGNLKQIEFEFIDWSNTHLVQLTDPQDRKWTGNRSEYVTPRHILDRRSNFARALYPIAKILHDKGLLQLDEEFY
- a CDS encoding NAD dependent epimerase/dehydratase family protein (similar to Metarhizium robertsii ARSEF 23 XP_007826557.1), yielding MAKVFLTGASGYIGGQVLRELSRSQIKFSISALVRDPTKASVIEKAFPSVRTVIGDLDNSDLLTKEATDASIVLHLAATGHLSSVKAIHQGLSNKQSNSPAYWIQVSGASALAAGELASSSFVPGSASQTIFDDYAGVADIQSVIRKHPARAVDNYILDTVSNTADIKTALVFPPIIYGLAEGPLNQRSIQIPSLASATIKRGHGVKIGSGESRWGNVHVKDVGRIFAGLAEAAALGRNDGGLWGQNALYLTGVGELAFADISAKVAAVAKQQGLTSTDEVEELRKDEYDTALPHGKVLFGTNARGQATRARKLLGWEPREVSLEDDIARTVSDEHNRATPASAKL